In Lycium ferocissimum isolate CSIRO_LF1 chromosome 11, AGI_CSIRO_Lferr_CH_V1, whole genome shotgun sequence, a single genomic region encodes these proteins:
- the LOC132036124 gene encoding uncharacterized protein LOC132036124, with amino-acid sequence MAETKQQQESQIPQNQSIISSMLFIKIMSKRRTWVFLFVTVYTILLSISWNFLKTVLSWYESTMSANSLNPTNSVFSNWPALYASVLLGLAFGVLSMVAALAVAVPATLVTWITILVLLTFAGKNRRDLVLEGKKLTGDIIGFVVKVLIKEGNVVAALCAVLGYFALVIRRNKQQEDVDY; translated from the coding sequence ATGGCagaaacaaaacaacaacaagaatctCAAATTCCACAAAACCAATCAATAATCTCTTCTATGCTATTCATAAAAATCATGAGCAAAAGAAGAACATGGGTGTTCCTATTTGTCACAGTTTACACAATTTTACTATCAATTTCTTGGAATTTTCTCAAAACAGTTCTTTCTTGGTATGAATCAACTATGTCAGCTAATTCCTTAAACCCCACAAACTCAGTTTTTTCTAATTGGCCTGCTTTATATGCATCTGTGTTATTAGGTTTAGCTTTTGGTGTTCTATCAATGGTTGCAGCTTTAGCTGTTGCAGTACCAGCTACTTTGGTGACTTGGATTACTATTTTGGTTTTGTTAACATTTGCTGGTAAAAATAGAAGGGATTTGGtgttggaaggaaagaaattgACAGGTGATATTATTGGATTTGTGGTTAAGGTTTTGATTAAAGAAGGGAATGTTGTTGCTGCTCTTTGTGCTGTTCTTGGTTATTTTGCTCTTGTTATTAGAaggaataaacaacaagaagatGTTGATTATTGA